TCGAGGTGGAGAACATTCGCCCCCTGATCGGCAATGATGAAACAGATCATTAGCCGACAGCAGATTTGACCTCTTGCTTTCGTATTTTTCTCCTGATGAGGTAAGGGCTATTTTTAAAAACATTTTACAAAACTAATTAATTCTCGTATAGTTTTCTGCCTGAGAATGGGGAAAGTATGGCTGCAATGGTGAGTGCATACCGACGGTTGATCATTGGTCTGGTTGGTCAGAAGCTGCATGTCGGCGGCACACGCCTGGCTGTGACCTTTCTGCAGGATCTGTTAGTAGAATTGACGTGGAATATTTCCGCCTGGATCAGGGTTGGAACGGGTCCCGGGTTTTTCTTCAGCAAAATCAATATGTCTGCAGATCAATGCTCTCCATGAAAAAGGGAATTTTTTCCAGGAACTATCCCTCATCTCCCAGGTCCAGTGTCAAACGAGAGATCTTTCAAAGCAGCGCACTGCTGGCTTTGATTGTGGTTGCTGTTTTCAGCGTTTTTCTCTCAACTATTCTGTATTATTCTGAAATCTCCAAGGCACAAGCGGTCATAAACCGCACCAACCGCGCCGTCACTTTCTCCCTTAAAGCCTATTTCACTGAAATCATCAATACGATCAAGGTGCTGGACGAGAACAAGGAAGTCCGGGATGCGATGAGTCTCGGCAACGAGGCGCGCCAACGTATCAGGGATGAGTACCGCTCTTTTTCCAACGCCAACAGCCATATTACTTACCTCTATTCGGGGTATAAAAACGGGTTGATGCTGATCAACGACTATACTCTGCCTGCAGGGTTTGATCCGACCTCCAGACCCTGGTACCAGGCGGCAATGGCCATTAAGCCTGAGACTTCAATCGGCCTGCCCTACCGGGATATTAGTACGCAAGAGTGGTTGGTTTCGACCAGTCGGGCGCTTAAAAATTCCGCTGGGGAATACGGTGGGGTGGTCTCTATCGATTGTTCTTTTGAGCAGATTTCTCAGCTTATTGCGCAGCCCGAAGAGTATAAAACCGAATACAGTTTTGTCATGGATCGCTCCGGAAATATGGTCATACATCCAGATCCGGCCCTGATGGGCAAGTCGCTGCAGAAAATGGCTGAATCCATTCGGTCGGCCAATCAGGGTGACTTTACCTACCAGGTGAACAATGTAACCCATCTCGCTCACTACAACCGTGTCGCCTCAACCGGTTGGACGGTCGTGACCCTGGTTGACAAGAGCGAAATCCTGCGTCCGATTATCACCAAAATGTTGTTGCTCGTCGGTTTGATCGGTGTCATGGCTGTGTTGCTGGGGTTTGTGCAGGGCGTGCTGCTGAGTAGACGTTTGTCCCAGCCACTGGTTGAGTTGGGCAGAAAAATCAAGGCGACTATTGCCGGAGAGGTGGAGGGCGTTGCGGCATATGTCTATCCGAACAATGAAATCGGGATTATGGCGCGGGAAATCGGTCAGTTAGCAGAAAAAGCTCTGATCGCAAAAACCCAAGAACTTCAGGCAAGCGAAGAGATTTATAAGAGCATCCTGATGGCCTCACCCGATGATATTACGATTGCCGATCTTGCCGGGCGCATCATTATGTTCTCTGATGCCGCACCCGAAATGTTTGGGTACTCTCCAGAGGAAGGGGTCGGCATGTTGATTATGGATTTTATTCATCCTGAAGATCATGCCCGGGCGCGCGCCAATATCGTGAAATTATTGCAGGACAATCATACCGGTCCCAATGAATATCGCGCCATTCGCAAGGATGGCCGCTGCTTCGATATCGAGGTCAAAAATGCCCTGATTCGCGATCGACAGGGAAATCCCTATCGGATGGTTCTTATTATCCGGGATATAACGAGTCGCAAACAAACAGAGCAACAAATTCAACTGCTGGTTCAACAGCTTGAGCTCGAGAGGGATCTTGCTCAACGGAATTCGCTGACGGACAGTCTGACCGGTCTGCCCAATCGGCGGTTTTTTGACAATGCCTTGCGGGCCGAATTTTCAAGGCACCAACGATCAGGTTCGCAGCTGTCCCTGATCATGCTTGATGTGGACCATTTTAAAAAATATAACGATCATTATGGACACCCTGCCGGGGACGACTGCCTGCGTCAGATTGCGCAAACCCTTAAGGCGGTGGTTGAGCGTGAGTCAGATTTCATTGCGCGC
Above is a genomic segment from Geopsychrobacter electrodiphilus DSM 16401 containing:
- a CDS encoding diguanylate cyclase — protein: MKKGIFSRNYPSSPRSSVKREIFQSSALLALIVVAVFSVFLSTILYYSEISKAQAVINRTNRAVTFSLKAYFTEIINTIKVLDENKEVRDAMSLGNEARQRIRDEYRSFSNANSHITYLYSGYKNGLMLINDYTLPAGFDPTSRPWYQAAMAIKPETSIGLPYRDISTQEWLVSTSRALKNSAGEYGGVVSIDCSFEQISQLIAQPEEYKTEYSFVMDRSGNMVIHPDPALMGKSLQKMAESIRSANQGDFTYQVNNVTHLAHYNRVASTGWTVVTLVDKSEILRPIITKMLLLVGLIGVMAVLLGFVQGVLLSRRLSQPLVELGRKIKATIAGEVEGVAAYVYPNNEIGIMAREIGQLAEKALIAKTQELQASEEIYKSILMASPDDITIADLAGRIIMFSDAAPEMFGYSPEEGVGMLIMDFIHPEDHARARANIVKLLQDNHTGPNEYRAIRKDGRCFDIEVKNALIRDRQGNPYRMVLIIRDITSRKQTEQQIQLLVQQLELERDLAQRNSLTDSLTGLPNRRFFDNALRAEFSRHQRSGSQLSLIMLDVDHFKKYNDHYGHPAGDDCLRQIAQTLKAVVERESDFIARYGGEEFVVILADTSLQGALALAARISKAVSKLALAHARSDVSDFVTISLGIATAADHVLNDGSQLVSLADQGMYQAKMKGRNRCEVMPPPS